The following are from one region of the Colius striatus isolate bColStr4 chromosome Z, bColStr4.1.hap1, whole genome shotgun sequence genome:
- the LOC133628824 gene encoding atherin-like, producing the protein MYLPFLPSPPAIGPAEPPVSSTAAPDWPSGGGPAAAAMAAERAVRERRPPFCVCGGRARAAPPPPARPAPGAELTAPRRPSVAAAGREALSCQQPLPSKRRAWPPPASGALCFQGSAWDRNGLREEGSVPPLGRAAWLLPEGTQPVSGGAFRSP; encoded by the exons ATGTACCTCCCCTTCCTCCCGAGCCCCCCTGCCATTGGCCCCGCTGAGCCGCCAGTCAGCAGCACGGCGGCGCCCGATTGGCCAAGCGGCGGCgggcccgcggcggcggcgatGGCGGCCGAGCGGGCCGTGAGGGAGCGGCGGCCgccattttgtgtgtgtggaggccgggcccgcgccgcgccgccgcccccggcccgccctGCCCCGGGAGCGGAGCTCACGGCTCCCCGCCGGCCCTCAG tggcagctgcaggcagggaggctctgagctgccagcagcctctccccagcaagCGGCGAGCCTGGCCGCCTCCAGCCTCGGGTGCTTTG TGCTTTCAGGGCTCTGCCTGGGACAGGAACGGCCTCAGGGAGGAGGGTTCAGTCCCTCCCTTGGGCAGAGCGGCCTGGCTCCTGCCAGAAGGGACCCAACCTGTCTCTGGGGGGGCATTCAGGtctccctga
- the ACBD4 gene encoding acyl-CoA-binding domain-containing protein 4 isoform X1, with product MDEPGCGEQFRAAVRVIQGLPRSGSYRPSYEEMLRFYSYYKQATVGCCQGPRPGFWDPIGRYKWDAWHSLGSMSKEEAMAAYVAEMKKVAQKVIDTVPMDEATEEMFGYFEPLYDVIHDMPRPPEAFFKRKRGSQEQSPDPGSSLTPEQQDGPPGPGRGPAPATKAAQATSDSEGDVYCDTLEQMEPEQALGLSPNGVQAGPPLPPSTGQGQQKAAGRRLLGRSSAGLAALGSQRDACLCPTAAPGLVGAVLEAGGLPGEPGPGVAGAVRALQDDMRRVLERLSALETLTQGQGDAAGTDPDQAVQAPPPWPLPVSPSTLLFLVAWPFLTQWLLRRWAAARR from the exons ATGGACGAGCCCGGCTGCGGGGAGCAGTTCCGAGCCGCTGTCCGCGTTATCCAGGGGCTGCCCCGCAGCG GTTCCTACCGACCGTCCTACGAGGAGATGCTGCGCTTCTACAGCTACTACAAGCAGGCGACAGTGGGGTGCTGCCAAGGCCCGCGGCCCGGCTTCTGGGACCCCATCGGCCGGTACAAGTG GGACGCGtggcacagcctgggcagcaTGTCCAAGGAGGAGGCGATGGCAGCTTACGTGGCTGAGATGAAGAAGGTGGCCCAAAAG GTCATTGACACGGTGCCCATGGACGAGGCCACCGAGGAGATGTTCGGGTACTTCGAGCCGCTCTACGACGTGATCCACGACATGCCCCGGCCCCCCGAGGCCTTCTTCAAGAGGAAAAGGG gcagccaggagcagagcCCCGACCCCGGCAGCAGCCTGACCCCGGAGCAGCAGGACGGGCCGCCTGGGCCAG GACGGGGCCCGGCTCCTGCCACCAAGGCTGCCCAGGCGACCAGTGACTCGGAGGGGGACGTGTACTGCGATACCCTGGAGCAGATGGAGCCCGAGCAG GCGCTGGGTCTCTCCCCGAATGGCGTCCAGGCCGGGCCGcccctgccccccagcaccGGGCAGGGACAGCAGAAGGCTGCGGGCAGAAGactgctggggaggagcagcGCTGGCCTGGCCGCCCTGGGCTCCCAGAGAG ACGCCTGCCTCTGCCCCACAGCCGCCCCCGGGCTGGTGGGGGCCGTGCTGGAGGCCGGGGGGCTGCCGGGGGAGCCGGGGCCCGGCGTGGCCGGCGCCGTGCGAGCGCTGCAGGACGACATGCGGCGGGTGCTGGAGCGGCTGAGCGCCCTGGAGACGCTCACGCAGGGGCAG GGGGACGCGGCTGGGACCGATCCTGACCAGGCTGTGCAG GCCCCGCCGCCGTGGCCGCTGCCCGTGTCCCCGAGCACGCTGCTGTTCCTCGTCGCCTGGCCGTTCCTCACGCAGTGGCTGCTGCGGCGCTGGGCCGCCGCCAGGAGGTGA
- the ACBD4 gene encoding acyl-CoA-binding domain-containing protein 4 isoform X2, whose product MDEPGCGEQFRAAVRVIQGLPRSGSYRPSYEEMLRFYSYYKQATVGCCQGPRPGFWDPIGRYKWDAWHSLGSMSKEEAMAAYVAEMKKVAQKVIDTVPMDEATEEMFGYFEPLYDVIHDMPRPPEAFFKRKRGSQEQSPDPGSSLTPEQQDGPPGPGRGPAPATKAAQATSDSEGDVYCDTLEQMEPEQALGLSPNGVQAGPPLPPSTGQGQQKAAGRRLLGRSSAGLAALGSQRAAVSAPQTPASAPQPPPGWWGPCWRPGGCRGSRGPAWPAPCERCRTTCGGCWSG is encoded by the exons ATGGACGAGCCCGGCTGCGGGGAGCAGTTCCGAGCCGCTGTCCGCGTTATCCAGGGGCTGCCCCGCAGCG GTTCCTACCGACCGTCCTACGAGGAGATGCTGCGCTTCTACAGCTACTACAAGCAGGCGACAGTGGGGTGCTGCCAAGGCCCGCGGCCCGGCTTCTGGGACCCCATCGGCCGGTACAAGTG GGACGCGtggcacagcctgggcagcaTGTCCAAGGAGGAGGCGATGGCAGCTTACGTGGCTGAGATGAAGAAGGTGGCCCAAAAG GTCATTGACACGGTGCCCATGGACGAGGCCACCGAGGAGATGTTCGGGTACTTCGAGCCGCTCTACGACGTGATCCACGACATGCCCCGGCCCCCCGAGGCCTTCTTCAAGAGGAAAAGGG gcagccaggagcagagcCCCGACCCCGGCAGCAGCCTGACCCCGGAGCAGCAGGACGGGCCGCCTGGGCCAG GACGGGGCCCGGCTCCTGCCACCAAGGCTGCCCAGGCGACCAGTGACTCGGAGGGGGACGTGTACTGCGATACCCTGGAGCAGATGGAGCCCGAGCAG GCGCTGGGTCTCTCCCCGAATGGCGTCCAGGCCGGGCCGcccctgccccccagcaccGGGCAGGGACAGCAGAAGGCTGCGGGCAGAAGactgctggggaggagcagcGCTGGCCTGGCCGCCCTGGGCTCCCAGAGAG cagctgtctCTGCCCCACAGACGCCTGCCTCTGCCCCACAGCCGCCCCCGGGCTGGTGGGGGCCGTGCTGGAGGCCGGGGGGCTGCCGGGGGAGCCGGGGCCCGGCGTGGCCGGCGCCGTGCGAGCGCTGCAGGACGACATGCGGCGGGTGCTGGAGCGGCTGA
- the LOC133628734 gene encoding basic proline-rich protein-like, translating to MNPPLAPAPGSSQPPEPRQQPPAGTQQSRSLPPALLHESLEKPAGDEGFKSLLAYRGQELQSPLCSGLRVPQPAVQRFDAKDGQITSGSHLSVPPQCPAVPGLLTGSSPKPPAAEAPRVSIRSVRPLQPQAAAAAVPNKVRPRRHPPPHSCPPTGPSSGRRSPAGGLHPEPPPAAPRPAPAAGLQQLRRRRHNTRHSPGLTPAPTPLLALPSAAPTSRHRLLSARAHTQPRRLALTSALPLTPGRYEKLCPHQSPAHTMDPPLAPAPGSSQPPEPRQQPPAGTQQSRSLPPALLQESLEKPAGDEGFKSLLAYRGQELQSPSAQGFVFPSRLFSPKPPAAEAPRVSIRSVRPLQPQAAAAAVPNKVRPRRHPPPHSCPPTGPSSGRRSPAGGLHPEPPPAAPRPAPAAGLQQLRRRHNTRHSPGLTPAPTPLLALPSAAPTSRHRLLSARAHTQPWRLALTSALPLTPGRYEKLCPHQSPAHTMNPPLAPAPGSSQPPEPRQQPPAGTQQSRSLPPALLHESLEKPAGDEGFKSLLGYRGQELQSPSAQGFVFPSRLFSPKPPAAEAPRVSIRSVRPLQPQAAAAAVPNKVRPRRHPPPHSCPPSGPSSGRCSPAGGLQPEPPPAAPRPAPAAGLRQLRRRHNTRHSPGLTPAPTPLLALPSAAPTSRHRLLSARAHTQPWRLALTSALPLTPGRYEKLCPHQSPAHTMNPPLAPAPGSSQPPKPRQQPPAGTQQSRSLPHALLHESLEKPAGDEGFKSLLAYRGQELQSPSAQGFVFPSRLFR from the exons ATGAACCCACCTCTGGCACCAGCCCCCGGCAGCTCTCAGCCTCCAGAGCCCCGGCAGCAGCCCCCCGCAGGCACACAGCAGAGCCGCTCATTGCCGCCAGCTCTGCTGCACGAAAGCCTGGAGAAACCCGCGGGAGATGAGGGCTTCAAATCACTGTTGGCTTATCGGGGTCAGGAGCTGCAGTCCCCCCTCTGCTCAGGGCTTCGTGTTCCCCAGCCGGCTGTTCAG AGGTTTGACGCCAAAGATGGGCAAATAACTTCGGGTTCTCACCTCTCGGTGCCTCCCCAGTGCCCCGCAGTCCCGGGGCTGCTCACGGGCTCCAGCCCAAAGCCGCCGGCAGCTGAAGCCCCGCGGGTTTCAATCAGGTCCGTCCGCCCGTTGCAGCCGCAGGCGGCAGCCGCCGCAGTCCCCAACAAGGTCCGACCGCGCCGACACCCGCCCCCCCACTCCTGCCCCCCCACCGGCCCGAGCTCCGGCCGCCGCTCCCCGGCCGGGGGGCTTCACCCCGAGCCCcctcccgccgctccccgcccggctCCCGCTGcggggctccagcagctccggCGCCGCCGCCACAACACCCGGCACAGCCCGGGGCTCACACCGGCACCGACCCCGCTCCTCGCCCTGCCCTCAGCCGCTCCCACCAGCCGACACCGACTGCTCAGCGCCCGGGCTCACACGCAGCCCCGGCGCCTCGCACTCACTTCTGCCCTTCCCCTCACACCGGGGCGTTACGAGAAGCTCTGCCCACACCAATCCCCCGCCCACACCAtggacccacctctggcacCAGCCCCCGGCAGCTCTCAGCCTCCAGAGCCCCGGCAGCAGCCCCCCGCAGGCACACAGCAGAGCCGCTCATTGccgccagctctgctgcaggaaaGCCTGGAGAAACCCGCGGGAGATGAGGGCTTCAAATCACTGTTGGCTTATCGGGGTCAGGAGCTGCAGTCCCCCTCTGCTCAGGGCTTCGTGTTCCCCAGCCGGCTGTTCAG CCCAAAGCCGCCGGCAGCTGAAGCCCCGCGGGTTTCAATCAGGTCCGTCCGCCCGTTGCAGCCGCAGGCGGCAGCCGCCGCAGTCCCCAACAAGGTCCGACCGCGCCGACACCCGCCCCCCCACTCCTGCCCCCCCACCGGCCCGAGCTCCGGCCGCCGCTCCCCGGCCGGGGGGCTTCACCCCGAGCCCcctcccgccgctccccgcccggctCCCGCTGcggggctccagcagctccggCGCCGCCACAACACCCGGCACAGCCCGGGGCTCACACCGGCACCGACCCCGCTCCTCGCCCTGCCCTCAGCCGCTCCCACCAGCCGACACCGACTGCTCAGCGCCCGGGCTCACACGCAGCCCTGGCGCCTCGCACTCACTTCTGCCCTTCCCCTCACACCGGGGCGTTACGAGAAGCTCTGCCCACACCAATCCCCCGCCCACACCATGAACCCACCTCTGGCACCAGCCCCCGGCAGCTCTCAGCCTCCAGAGCCCCGGCAGCAGCCCCCCGCAGGCACACAGCAGAGCCGCTCATTGCCGCCAGCTCTGCTGCACGAAAGCCTGGAGAAACCCGCGGGAGATGAGGGCTTCAAATCACTGCTGGGTTATCGGGGTCAGGAGCTGCAGTCCCCCTCTGCTCAGGGCTTCGTGTTCCCCAGCCGGCTGTTCAG CCCAAAGCCGCCGGCAGCTGAAGCCCCGCGGGTTTCAATCAGGTCCGTCCGCCCGTTGCAGCCGCAGGCGGCAGCCGCCGCAGTCCCCAACAAGGTCCGACCGCGCCGACACCCGCCCCCCCACTCCTGCCCCCCCTCCGGCCCAAGCTCCGGCCGCTGCTCCCCGGCCGGGGGGCTTCAACCCGAGCCCcctcccgccgctccccgcccggctCCCGCTGCGGGGCTCCGGCAGCTCCGGCGCCGCCACAACACCCGGCACAGCCCGGGGCTCACACCGGCACCGACCCCGCTCCTCGCCCTGCCCTCAGCCGCTCCCACCAGCCGACACCGACTGCTCAGCGCCCGGGCTCACACGCAGCCCTGGCGCCTCGCACTCACTTCTGCCCTTCCCCTCACACCGGGGCGTTACGAGAAGCTCTGCCCACACCAATCCCCCGCCCACACCATGAACCCACCTCTGGCACCAGCCCCCGGCAGCTCTCAGCCTCCAAAGCCCCGGCAGCAGCCCCCCGCAGGCACACAGCAGAGCCGCTCATTGCCGCACGCTCTGCTGCACGAAAGCCTGGAGAAACCCGCGGGAGATGAGGGCTTCAAATCACTGTTGGCTTATCGGGGTCAGGAGCTGCAGTCCCCCTCTGCTCAGGGCTTCGTGTTCCCCAGCCGGCTGTTCAGGTAA
- the LOC133628788 gene encoding protein HEXIM1-like — MADAASAEPGPEPQSDPEPRGEPEPRPQPEPERGEAAADGQPERVPPPGAEEAAGAGGEEERPAVGAAARPGFGPRYRPAVGRAEEWPVKKKHRRRPSKKKRRWKPYSKLSWEEKQQFDERQSLRASRLRAEMFAKGQPVAPYNTTQFLMEDHDQEEPDLKTGLYPRRAAAKSDDTSEEDFLEEAAEEDGGSDGMGGDGSEFLQRDFSETYERYHVESLQNMSKQELVKEYLELEKCLSRMEEENNRLRMESKKHGGDAAETARLRQLELEVDRLRAENQRLLRERDLPGPEKGPCVPAE, encoded by the coding sequence ATGGCCGACGCGGCGTCTGCCGAGCCGGGGCCGGAGCCCCAGAGCGACCCGGAACCCCGCGGCGAGCCCGAGCCGCGGCCCCAGCCGGAGCCCGAGCGCGGGGAAGCGGCGGCGGACGGGCAGCCCGAGCGAGTGCCGCCCCCCGGGGCGGAGGaggcggcgggcgcgggcggCGAAGAGGAGCGGCCGGCGGTTGGTGCGGCGGCGCGTCCCGGGTTCGGGCCCCGGTACCGGCCGGCCGTCGGTCGCGCGGAGGAGTGGCCGGTGAAGAAGAAGCACCGGCGGCGGCCGTCGAAGAAGAAGCGGCGCTGGAAGCCGTACTCGAAACTGAgctgggaggagaagcagcagttcGACGAGCGGCAGAGCCTCCGCGCGTCCCGGCTGCGCGCCGAGATGTTCGCCAAGGGGCAGCCCGTGGCCCCCTACAACACCACGCAGTTCCTGATGGAGGACCACGACCAGGAGGAGCCCGACCTCAAAACCGGGCTGTACCCGCGGCGAGCCGCCGCCAAGTCGGACGACACGAGCGAGGAGGATTTCCTGGAGGAGGCGGCGGAGGAGGACGGGGGCAGCGACGGGATGGGGGGCGACGGCAGCGAGTTTCTGCAGCGGGACTTCTCGGAGACCTACGAGCGGTACCATGTGGAGAGCCTGCAGAACATGAGCAAGCAGGAGCTGGTGAAGGAGTACCTGGAGCTGGAGAAGTGCCTCTCCCGCATGGAGGAGGAGAACAACCGCCTGAGGATGGAGAGCAAAAAACACGGGGGGGACGCGGCGGAGACGGCGCGGCTGcggcagctggagctggaggtggACAGGCTGCGGGCCGAGAACCAGCGGCTGCTGCGGGAGAGGGACCTGCCCGGCCCGGAGAAAGGGCCCTGCGTGCCCGCCGAGTGA
- the LOC104552387 gene encoding myosin light chain kinase, smooth muscle isoform X2 has translation MSQAEGGEEAFECCHVVINSREKVSDVYTRLEKLGEGRFGTVYRLQDKASGTIRAGKYFRTRTAKERKAAEAEVELMNLLHHPRLVQCLAAFQGPSELVMVMEYVAGGELFERIVDDEFEHTEPSSAQYVRQILEGLRFMHAQAVVHLDLKPENVVCVSPDSHWLKIADFGLARKLAPDTPVKVLQGTPEFMAPEVVAFEPVSFSTDMWSVGVICYILLSGESPFQGDNDMETMSNITAAQWDFEEETFSEVSQQAKDFISQLLQKDPRRRLTSAGALQHPWLQQPQPSSTKALSKERIKQFLTRRKWQKTGKALQALNRLTLLSQGPERKESEARDEEAQEGG, from the exons ATGTCCCAGGCAGAAG gagGTGAGGAGGCCTTTGAATGCTGCCATGTGGTCATCAACAGCCGGGAGAAGGTTTCAGACGTGTACACACggctggagaagctgggagA GGGGAGATTCGGGACTGTGTACAGGCTGCAGGACAAAGCCAGCGGCACAATCCGGGCTGGGAAATATTTCCGCACGCGGACGGCCAAAGAGAGGAAAGCGGCCGAGGCCGAGGTGGAGCTGATGAACCTGCTGCACCACCCGCGCCTCGTGCAGTGCCTCGCTGCCTTCCAGGGCCCCAGCGAGCTCGTCATGGTCATGGAGTA CGTGGCGGGTGGGGAGCTCTTTGAGCGCATCGTGGACGACGAGTTCGAGCACACGGAGCCCAGCAGCGCCCAGTACGTGCGGCAGATCCTGGAGGGGCTGCGTTTCATGCACGCTCAGGCCGTCGTGCACCTCGACCTCAAACCCGAGAACGTCGTCTGCGTCAGCCCCGACAGCCACTGGCTGAAGATCGCTGACTTTGGCCTGGCGCGGAAGCTGG CTCCAGACACCCCCGTGAAGGTGTTGCAGGGCACCCCTGAGTTCATGGCTCCAGAAGTGGTGGCCTTTGAGCCCGTGAGCTTCTCCACGGACATGTGGAGCGTCGGAGTCATCTGCTACATCCT GCTGAGTGGGGAGTCCCCATTCCAGGGGGACAATGACATGGAGACAATGAGCAACATCACCGCTGCCCAGTGGGACTTTGAGGAAGAGACCTTCTCAGAGGTCTCCCAGCAAGCCAAAGACTTCATCagccagctgctgcagaaggacCCCCG GCGCCGACTCACCAGCGCTGGAGCCCTGCAGCacccctggctgcagcagccccagcccagcagcaccaaggCACTGTCCAAGGAGAGGATCAAGCAGTTCCTCACCCGTCGGAAGTGGCAG aAAACAGGCAAAGCTCTCCAGGCCCTCAACAGGCTGACGCTGCTGTCCCAGGGCCCCGAGAGGAAAGAGTCAGAGGCTCGGGATGAGGAAG CACAGGAGGGAGGCTGA
- the LOC104552387 gene encoding myosin light chain kinase, smooth muscle isoform X1: MSQAEGGEEAFECCHVVINSREKVSDVYTRLEKLGEGRFGTVYRLQDKASGTIRAGKYFRTRTAKERKAAEAEVELMNLLHHPRLVQCLAAFQGPSELVMVMEYVAGGELFERIVDDEFEHTEPSSAQYVRQILEGLRFMHAQAVVHLDLKPENVVCVSPDSHWLKIADFGLARKLAPDTPVKVLQGTPEFMAPEVVAFEPVSFSTDMWSVGVICYILLSGESPFQGDNDMETMSNITAAQWDFEEETFSEVSQQAKDFISQLLQKDPRRRLTSAGALQHPWLQQPQPSSTKALSKERIKQFLTRRKWQKTGKALQALNRLTLLSQGPERKESEARDEEEPNPSAVKRTGE; the protein is encoded by the exons ATGTCCCAGGCAGAAG gagGTGAGGAGGCCTTTGAATGCTGCCATGTGGTCATCAACAGCCGGGAGAAGGTTTCAGACGTGTACACACggctggagaagctgggagA GGGGAGATTCGGGACTGTGTACAGGCTGCAGGACAAAGCCAGCGGCACAATCCGGGCTGGGAAATATTTCCGCACGCGGACGGCCAAAGAGAGGAAAGCGGCCGAGGCCGAGGTGGAGCTGATGAACCTGCTGCACCACCCGCGCCTCGTGCAGTGCCTCGCTGCCTTCCAGGGCCCCAGCGAGCTCGTCATGGTCATGGAGTA CGTGGCGGGTGGGGAGCTCTTTGAGCGCATCGTGGACGACGAGTTCGAGCACACGGAGCCCAGCAGCGCCCAGTACGTGCGGCAGATCCTGGAGGGGCTGCGTTTCATGCACGCTCAGGCCGTCGTGCACCTCGACCTCAAACCCGAGAACGTCGTCTGCGTCAGCCCCGACAGCCACTGGCTGAAGATCGCTGACTTTGGCCTGGCGCGGAAGCTGG CTCCAGACACCCCCGTGAAGGTGTTGCAGGGCACCCCTGAGTTCATGGCTCCAGAAGTGGTGGCCTTTGAGCCCGTGAGCTTCTCCACGGACATGTGGAGCGTCGGAGTCATCTGCTACATCCT GCTGAGTGGGGAGTCCCCATTCCAGGGGGACAATGACATGGAGACAATGAGCAACATCACCGCTGCCCAGTGGGACTTTGAGGAAGAGACCTTCTCAGAGGTCTCCCAGCAAGCCAAAGACTTCATCagccagctgctgcagaaggacCCCCG GCGCCGACTCACCAGCGCTGGAGCCCTGCAGCacccctggctgcagcagccccagcccagcagcaccaaggCACTGTCCAAGGAGAGGATCAAGCAGTTCCTCACCCGTCGGAAGTGGCAG aAAACAGGCAAAGCTCTCCAGGCCCTCAACAGGCTGACGCTGCTGTCCCAGGGCCCCGAGAGGAAAGAGTCAGAGGCTCGGGATGAGGAAG AGCCCAATCCCTCTGCTGTGAAAAGGACAGGGGAGTAA